One region of Clavibacter michiganensis subsp. tessellarius genomic DNA includes:
- a CDS encoding LuxR C-terminal-related transcriptional regulator, with protein sequence MPTRTHPADPAARPSAPPAAREAGASAGAVALLDGLHDALAAPLQEVAGALSTLLQPVVAHRALVVFTEDCTGRPRKKAGEAEVVENVTIAELDGILASLGARSDDGADDGDRARDDEDGTAWAVEHPVGGRPRTVAAWRADTGALLVLVDPVAAHDDVPAAREVVRALWRSVAHGIRQQVAAAPPAYLAEARAVSSERARVVAELGDAHATTLESLLAVLRSSRTGDAAARQTAADLATNAMVELRAASDRDRSLGEEPVARAFARLRDDLRPLVRFRDLDVQFVEPPVDGRALPGEVAHAGRAIVRGAVLALVEEPDVTRVRIQWDCDGSNLLVGIRDDGAGATTADLDALRRLTDRVAALDGTLEVTATPGWGSEIAVRLPLDAPAAGLDAAGEAGLSGREREVLALVAGGSRNRAIATSLGISENTVKFHVANLLRKMGASTRAELAGLVRG encoded by the coding sequence ATGCCGACCCGGACCCACCCCGCCGATCCCGCCGCCCGTCCGTCCGCCCCTCCCGCCGCCCGGGAGGCGGGCGCGTCCGCCGGCGCCGTCGCGCTCCTCGACGGCCTGCACGACGCGCTCGCCGCGCCGCTGCAGGAGGTGGCCGGCGCGCTGTCGACGCTGCTGCAGCCGGTGGTCGCGCATCGCGCCCTCGTCGTCTTCACCGAGGACTGCACCGGCCGACCGCGCAAGAAGGCGGGCGAGGCCGAGGTCGTGGAGAACGTGACGATCGCCGAGCTCGACGGCATCCTCGCGAGCCTCGGCGCCCGATCCGACGACGGCGCGGACGACGGCGACCGCGCGCGCGACGACGAGGACGGCACCGCGTGGGCCGTCGAGCACCCCGTCGGCGGTCGTCCGCGCACCGTCGCCGCCTGGCGCGCCGACACGGGCGCGCTCCTCGTGCTCGTGGATCCGGTCGCCGCGCACGACGACGTGCCCGCCGCCCGCGAGGTGGTCCGGGCGCTGTGGCGGAGCGTCGCGCACGGGATCCGGCAGCAGGTCGCCGCGGCGCCGCCCGCCTACCTCGCGGAGGCGCGCGCCGTCTCCTCGGAGCGGGCCCGCGTCGTCGCCGAGCTCGGCGACGCCCATGCGACCACGCTCGAGTCGCTGCTCGCGGTGCTGCGCTCCTCGCGCACGGGCGACGCGGCCGCCCGCCAGACCGCCGCAGACCTGGCCACCAACGCCATGGTCGAGCTGCGGGCCGCCTCCGACCGCGACCGCTCGCTCGGCGAGGAGCCCGTCGCGCGCGCGTTCGCCCGCCTGCGCGACGACCTCCGGCCGCTCGTGCGCTTCCGCGACCTCGACGTGCAGTTCGTCGAGCCGCCCGTGGACGGCCGCGCGCTCCCGGGCGAGGTCGCGCACGCGGGCCGGGCCATCGTCCGCGGCGCCGTGCTCGCGCTCGTGGAGGAGCCGGACGTGACGCGCGTGCGCATCCAGTGGGACTGCGACGGCAGCAACCTGCTCGTCGGGATCCGCGACGACGGCGCGGGCGCGACCACCGCCGACCTCGACGCGCTGCGTCGCCTCACCGACCGGGTCGCCGCGCTCGACGGCACGCTCGAGGTGACGGCGACGCCCGGCTGGGGTTCCGAGATCGCCGTGCGCCTGCCGCTCGACGCGCCCGCCGCGGGGCTCGACGCCGCGGGGGAGGCGGGACTCAGCGGCCGCGAGCGGGAGGTGCTCGCGCTGGTGGCCGGCGGATCCCGCAACCGCGCCATCGCGACCTCCCTCGGGATCAGCGAGAACACCGTGAAGTTCCACGTCGCGAACCTGCTGCGGAAGATGGGCGCGTCGACCCGGGCGGAGCTCGCGGGGCTCGTGCGCGGCTGA